Proteins from a genomic interval of Pseudodesulfovibrio nedwellii:
- a CDS encoding YkgJ family cysteine cluster protein: MSMVKLLTGLFRRFRSFVLKRDVEVVGQCRMCGKCCRGILLKDAGRFLKTEKQFRALCQSDPLHECFRIVRQDEFGVLVFNCSKLGNDNICTDYESRPALCSNYPAKSLYYHGGWLRDDCGYSFKAVTFRDVFMRRKSWGESRFTDVLQGQIEQDKDKRKL, encoded by the coding sequence ATGTCGATGGTAAAACTTTTGACAGGTTTGTTTCGTCGTTTCCGATCATTTGTTCTGAAACGTGATGTAGAAGTCGTGGGCCAATGCCGAATGTGCGGTAAGTGTTGCCGAGGTATTCTGCTCAAAGATGCTGGCCGGTTTTTGAAAACGGAAAAACAGTTTCGAGCACTTTGTCAGTCCGATCCGTTGCATGAATGTTTTCGTATTGTCAGGCAGGATGAATTCGGTGTCCTCGTTTTTAATTGTTCAAAGCTTGGCAACGACAATATTTGCACTGATTATGAATCTCGGCCTGCTTTATGTAGTAATTACCCGGCCAAGTCGTTATATTACCACGGCGGTTGGTTGCGTGATGACTGTGGATACTCCTTCAAGGCTGTGACCTTTCGTGACGTTTTCATGCGGCGTAAATCATGGGGAGAGTCTCGGTTTACGGATGTGCTCCAAGGACAGATAGAACAAGATAAAGACAAGCGAAAATTATGA
- the hflK gene encoding FtsH protease activity modulator HflK, translating into MNWDWEKLQKQQQGRPGGKPPNFDDFQDQLDKFKKFNLPSWKFIIPIFIVLWIASGFYIVEPDEVGVVKQFGQFNRITTAGPNYHIPFPVESVLTPKVTQIRRIEFGFRSVGTARSNNFQQGVSREVKEESLMLTGDENIVSVQFIVQYMIKDAEEYLFNVNDPEKTLAHASEAAMREIIGKGKIDDALTTGKQEIQAETRVLMQNILDTYETGLSIVAVQMQNVHPPAEVVDAFKDVASAREDKSRFINEAEAYQRDILPNARGEAAHIVNAAQAYKEAKIRQSQGNAARFLSVLTEYSKAKEITRKRLYLETVESVLANPEVEKLIMSSEALKQSVPYLPLEKLPKKQAAPKAKQ; encoded by the coding sequence ATGAATTGGGATTGGGAAAAATTACAAAAGCAGCAACAGGGGCGCCCGGGCGGAAAACCGCCGAACTTTGATGATTTCCAGGATCAACTTGATAAATTCAAAAAATTCAATTTGCCAAGCTGGAAATTCATCATACCAATTTTTATCGTTCTCTGGATCGCCAGCGGCTTCTATATCGTAGAACCCGATGAAGTGGGCGTGGTAAAACAGTTTGGACAATTTAACCGCATCACAACTGCGGGTCCGAATTACCACATTCCATTTCCTGTGGAAAGCGTACTGACGCCCAAGGTGACCCAGATCCGACGTATTGAATTTGGTTTCCGCTCCGTGGGCACGGCGCGCAGCAACAACTTCCAACAAGGAGTCAGCCGAGAGGTCAAGGAAGAATCCCTGATGCTCACTGGCGACGAAAACATCGTATCCGTACAGTTCATTGTTCAGTACATGATCAAAGACGCCGAGGAATACCTGTTCAACGTCAACGACCCCGAAAAAACCCTGGCTCACGCAAGCGAAGCCGCCATGCGTGAAATCATCGGTAAAGGCAAAATCGATGATGCCCTGACCACAGGTAAACAGGAAATCCAAGCTGAAACACGCGTATTGATGCAAAACATTCTGGACACGTACGAAACCGGCCTGTCCATCGTTGCTGTGCAGATGCAAAACGTTCATCCGCCCGCAGAAGTCGTGGACGCTTTTAAAGATGTAGCCAGTGCTCGCGAGGACAAAAGCCGCTTCATCAACGAGGCCGAGGCTTACCAGCGCGATATTCTGCCCAATGCACGTGGTGAAGCCGCGCACATCGTCAATGCAGCCCAGGCTTACAAGGAAGCCAAGATTCGCCAGTCCCAAGGTAATGCCGCGAGATTCCTGTCCGTGCTGACCGAATACAGCAAGGCCAAGGAAATTACCCGCAAACGCTTGTACCTTGAGACCGTGGAATCCGTCCTAGCCAACCCGGAAGTGGAAAAATTGATCATGTCCAGCGAGGCACTCAAGCAATCCGTTCCCTACCTGCCCCTGGAGAAGCTGCCTAAAAAACAGGCCGCTCCCAAGGCAAAGCAATAA
- the hflC gene encoding protease modulator HflC codes for MKKTTILFSILIIVGAFVVTSAAFTVDQTQSAIVIQLGRPVGNQALGPGLHFKLPVIQNVVFFDARILDFDARPEEITTTDKKYMNVDSYTKWRIIDPLTFYTKVRTIQGARARLDDIVRSQLRVALGRYTLIEVVSHKRQEIMTAVTKRSKELLLPYGIDVIDVRIKRTDLPAENARSIFGRMKAERERQAKQYRSEGREASARIKATADKERTIILADANKQAEIVRGKGEAQATKIYADALSQSPEFYEFTRSLEAYRKGFNKNSRFIMTPESPFLKYMQ; via the coding sequence ATGAAAAAAACTACCATACTCTTTAGTATACTGATTATTGTCGGCGCATTCGTGGTCACGTCAGCTGCCTTTACTGTTGACCAGACCCAATCCGCCATTGTCATTCAGCTCGGTCGTCCAGTTGGCAACCAAGCACTCGGCCCCGGGCTGCACTTCAAGCTACCTGTCATCCAAAATGTGGTATTCTTTGATGCCCGCATTCTGGACTTTGACGCCAGACCCGAAGAAATTACCACCACGGATAAGAAGTACATGAACGTGGACTCTTACACCAAGTGGCGAATCATCGACCCATTGACCTTCTACACCAAGGTGCGCACCATTCAAGGTGCTCGGGCCAGACTGGACGACATCGTTCGTTCCCAGTTGCGCGTGGCTCTTGGTCGATACACCCTCATTGAGGTCGTATCCCACAAGCGTCAGGAAATCATGACTGCCGTCACTAAACGGTCCAAGGAACTGCTTCTGCCTTACGGCATTGACGTGATTGACGTACGCATTAAGCGTACCGACCTTCCTGCGGAAAACGCCCGTTCCATCTTCGGAAGGATGAAGGCTGAACGCGAACGTCAAGCCAAGCAATACAGATCGGAAGGGCGAGAAGCATCTGCCAGAATCAAGGCCACTGCCGACAAGGAAAGAACCATCATTTTGGCTGACGCAAACAAGCAGGCTGAAATTGTTCGAGGCAAGGGCGAAGCCCAGGCAACGAAAATTTACGCCGATGCTTTGAGCCAGTCTCCGGAGTTTTACGAGTTCACTAGAAGCTTGGAAGCGTACCGCAAAGGATTTAACAAAAATTCCCGGTTTATAATGACACCGGAAAGTCCCTTCCTAAAGTACATGCAATAA
- a CDS encoding LexA family transcriptional regulator has product MPKKKRRCDEAQLKWFEEALERIKKATGARTQVQLAEVLDVRQSSISDAKRRCSIPADWFLKLYRSHGLDPDWLSEGVEPVYINADKAKVPADTLLREAPTPYGRMNSRGRVVPVSTMAGADKEAPEWEPKSIEELSVPESYCRPKLLVVKVDSASMEPVIARGGFVGIDRDQKEHPDGDLCAVYFPHQGLTIRRVFHQGDSFLLKADNEKYSDLTIPASEMNDRTVGRVIWVLQNLAPM; this is encoded by the coding sequence ATGCCGAAGAAGAAAAGGAGATGCGATGAGGCGCAGCTCAAATGGTTTGAAGAAGCGCTTGAAAGGATAAAAAAAGCCACTGGAGCTCGCACACAGGTGCAGCTGGCAGAAGTGCTTGACGTTCGTCAATCCAGCATCTCTGATGCCAAGCGCCGGTGTTCCATTCCGGCCGACTGGTTCCTCAAACTCTACCGCAGCCATGGGCTTGACCCGGACTGGTTGTCCGAAGGAGTAGAGCCTGTCTACATCAATGCAGACAAGGCCAAGGTCCCAGCTGACACCCTGCTTCGCGAAGCTCCGACCCCATATGGTCGCATGAACTCCAGAGGCCGCGTGGTTCCCGTATCCACCATGGCCGGCGCAGACAAGGAAGCCCCCGAGTGGGAACCGAAGTCCATCGAAGAGTTATCCGTACCTGAATCTTACTGTCGCCCCAAACTTCTGGTGGTCAAGGTAGACTCGGCCAGCATGGAACCGGTTATTGCGCGCGGCGGTTTCGTCGGCATTGACCGTGATCAGAAAGAACATCCTGACGGCGACCTGTGCGCGGTCTACTTCCCTCATCAGGGGTTGACTATCCGCCGCGTCTTCCATCAGGGAGATTCTTTCCTGCTCAAAGCAGACAATGAAAAATATTCCGATCTGACCATTCCGGCTTCCGAAATGAATGATCGTACTGTGGGCCGCGTCATCTGGGTCCTTCAGAATCTCGCTCCCATGTAA
- a CDS encoding diguanylate cyclase: MQRNLDKSLPHLDTPKVLLVEDSKFFASIVSRRIEKELGFQVDWMETYAKAAAAIDCCKDSYIVALLDLHLPDAPNGEIIQHATKRGIPGIIFTAGIDSDFRSNMLTWSVVDYILKDSESCVDNLIDVIRRIHKNSDIKVMVVDDSLPMRNAIIRLLETQRFQVVAAANGVEALEVLAENPDIKLIVTDYDMPEMDGFELIAKVRKVHSKNNLAIIGMSASGDPLLSAKLIKSGANDFVPKPFQVEEFHCRVGHSIEMLENIALIRDLSYKDSLTRLHNRRYFFENADTFVESAQTRGQTVSVAMLDIDFFKKVNDTYGHDGGDVVLRKISALIRTTFSEDAITCRFGGEEFCVLLAHEAGTDALARFDELRQSIEDTVIQVDTQTTQVTISTGICSEPDTVEAMLKLADSRLYTAKETGRNRVVGKPPTSNVRD; the protein is encoded by the coding sequence ATGCAAAGGAATCTCGACAAATCACTTCCCCATTTGGACACTCCTAAAGTTTTGCTGGTGGAAGACAGTAAATTCTTCGCTTCTATTGTGAGCAGAAGAATTGAAAAAGAGCTAGGCTTTCAGGTGGACTGGATGGAAACCTATGCCAAGGCCGCTGCCGCCATTGATTGTTGCAAGGATTCTTACATTGTAGCGCTTCTCGATCTGCACCTACCAGACGCCCCTAACGGTGAGATTATCCAACACGCCACCAAACGGGGCATCCCCGGCATTATCTTCACAGCCGGAATCGACAGTGACTTTCGTTCCAACATGCTCACATGGAGTGTCGTGGACTATATCCTCAAGGATTCCGAATCCTGCGTGGACAATCTGATCGACGTCATCCGACGTATCCACAAGAACAGCGACATCAAAGTAATGGTCGTGGATGACTCCTTGCCCATGCGCAACGCTATAATCCGGTTACTCGAAACACAACGTTTTCAGGTGGTCGCTGCGGCCAATGGCGTCGAAGCATTGGAAGTTCTGGCCGAAAATCCGGATATAAAACTCATTGTCACCGATTATGACATGCCAGAAATGGATGGCTTTGAACTCATCGCCAAAGTGCGAAAAGTTCATTCAAAAAACAATCTGGCCATCATCGGCATGTCCGCCAGCGGAGACCCGTTGCTCTCGGCAAAGCTTATCAAAAGCGGTGCGAACGACTTTGTTCCCAAGCCTTTTCAAGTGGAAGAATTTCATTGCCGCGTCGGGCACTCCATTGAAATGCTCGAAAACATAGCCCTTATCCGGGACCTTTCCTACAAGGATTCGCTTACCCGACTGCACAATCGTCGCTATTTCTTTGAAAATGCGGATACATTTGTTGAAAGCGCACAAACCCGAGGCCAGACAGTGTCCGTAGCCATGCTCGACATCGACTTCTTCAAAAAAGTCAACGACACATACGGCCATGACGGCGGCGATGTGGTACTGCGAAAAATATCGGCATTAATCCGTACAACCTTCTCGGAAGACGCCATTACCTGCCGTTTTGGCGGCGAAGAATTCTGTGTTCTGCTTGCTCATGAAGCTGGAACGGATGCCCTTGCCCGGTTCGATGAACTCAGGCAGTCCATTGAGGACACCGTTATTCAAGTTGATACCCAGACCACCCAGGTCACTATCTCCACCGGTATTTGTTCCGAACCCGATACCGTGGAAGCCATGCTCAAACTCGCGGACAGTCGTCTGTACACAGCCAAGGAAACCGGACGCAATCGAGTCGTCGGAAAACCACCGACTTCAAACGTGCGCGATTAA
- the panB gene encoding 3-methyl-2-oxobutanoate hydroxymethyltransferase, which produces MSYTKKKTTTNKAAPISAPVIQAMKGDSKICCMTAYDYSSGIIADAAGMDLVLVGDSLAMVVLGHEDTLSVTVDEMIHHIRATSRGVKHALVVGDMPFMSYCTVERALETGGRFIGEGHAKAVKLEGGASVCPQIKALTEAGIPVMAHVGLTPQHVAKFGGFKAQGKSAEATKTLIEDAQAVEAAGAFCVVLEAIPVEAAELITAAVDIPTIGIGAGNVTDGQILVYHDTLGLFDRFTPKFVRRFAELGEESRTALARYCDDVRRGTFPGDKNTFYMPEDQLSQVRKIKIKSKHKKK; this is translated from the coding sequence ATGAGTTATACCAAAAAGAAAACCACCACGAATAAGGCCGCTCCCATATCCGCCCCTGTCATTCAGGCCATGAAGGGAGACAGCAAAATATGCTGTATGACCGCTTACGACTATTCGTCCGGCATAATTGCGGACGCCGCTGGCATGGACCTTGTGCTCGTCGGTGACTCTTTGGCCATGGTCGTCCTCGGACATGAAGACACTCTGTCGGTAACCGTGGATGAAATGATCCATCATATCCGGGCCACCAGCCGTGGCGTAAAGCACGCTCTGGTTGTTGGAGACATGCCGTTCATGTCTTACTGCACCGTGGAACGCGCCCTTGAAACCGGCGGACGATTCATTGGTGAAGGACATGCCAAGGCCGTAAAGCTGGAAGGTGGAGCAAGCGTGTGCCCACAGATCAAGGCACTGACTGAGGCTGGCATTCCGGTTATGGCCCACGTGGGACTGACCCCGCAACACGTTGCCAAATTCGGTGGATTCAAAGCACAAGGCAAATCAGCAGAGGCCACCAAAACACTCATCGAAGATGCTCAAGCAGTGGAAGCGGCCGGAGCCTTCTGTGTGGTGTTGGAAGCCATCCCCGTAGAAGCCGCAGAACTCATCACTGCAGCCGTTGACATCCCGACCATCGGTATCGGCGCAGGCAACGTCACTGACGGCCAGATTCTGGTATACCACGACACTCTAGGCCTCTTTGATCGCTTCACTCCCAAATTCGTTCGCCGTTTCGCAGAATTGGGTGAAGAATCACGCACCGCCCTTGCTCGCTACTGCGATGATGTCCGCCGAGGCACTTTCCCCGGTGACAAGAACACATTCTACATGCCTGAAGACCAACTGTCTCAGGTTCGCAAAATCAAAATCAAAAGCAAGCACAAGAAGAAATAA
- a CDS encoding sensor histidine kinase, whose protein sequence is MTDPDWTQPDMEPNFRDQDDTERIEYMVKRIEAKLRDYEVYDFPMHQVRALNIFFDLSQEVRRREMFYAICMALPRILLGLESNIYILEDEDTFVLAGCSTGRCGRTTTRTWDHEFSHSSVLSGEHLFIPIQSNPEYNDMLPFIPPHNILGVFEIHPCGSLPKHKRLFLEKFINRIGFQLHHRIIRARNREHISFIKSLVQDIGHNVIVPNMYFKLYFNRLKRQIEQLHLTTSDILTLMAECGTQECAADGNRLARITAGIEAQYQEIYSHYETTSMFLETLLRRRHFEEGRYVLDKREVNLSQTVMTPLIERFRQRFEERGIEINYSLGGAPDQVIRLIMDRGLISQVFDNLFSNALKYTENATLPDGRRGKFISYGWQILKDYFAPDMPGIRMWVSSTGNPLELKNSMEVFKPGFRADNVAHKSGTGRGLYFVRQVVELHGGQVGYSHTDSSNEFYFILPFEQA, encoded by the coding sequence ATGACCGATCCTGACTGGACACAGCCAGACATGGAGCCCAACTTCCGCGATCAGGACGATACTGAACGCATCGAATATATGGTGAAACGTATTGAAGCAAAACTTCGTGATTACGAGGTCTACGATTTTCCCATGCACCAGGTACGCGCCCTGAACATCTTTTTCGACCTCTCGCAAGAGGTTCGACGGAGAGAGATGTTCTACGCGATCTGTATGGCCCTCCCCCGCATTCTGCTCGGGTTGGAATCAAACATATATATCCTTGAAGACGAAGACACCTTTGTTTTGGCGGGGTGTTCCACTGGACGCTGTGGCCGAACCACCACCAGAACGTGGGATCACGAATTTTCTCATAGCTCAGTACTTTCAGGCGAGCACTTATTTATCCCTATCCAGAGCAACCCCGAATACAATGACATGCTCCCCTTTATACCGCCGCACAACATCCTTGGAGTATTCGAAATACACCCTTGTGGTTCACTCCCGAAGCACAAGCGTCTTTTTCTGGAAAAATTTATCAACAGAATCGGATTCCAACTTCACCACCGGATCATTCGCGCGCGAAACCGTGAGCATATCAGCTTCATTAAATCACTTGTTCAGGACATCGGACACAATGTCATCGTGCCCAACATGTACTTCAAGCTCTATTTCAACAGGCTTAAACGCCAGATTGAACAGCTCCATCTCACGACATCTGACATACTCACCCTCATGGCAGAATGTGGCACGCAGGAATGCGCGGCAGACGGCAATCGACTCGCCCGGATCACCGCGGGTATTGAAGCTCAATATCAGGAAATTTACAGCCACTACGAAACAACATCAATGTTCCTTGAAACGCTGCTTCGACGTCGGCATTTTGAAGAAGGTCGTTATGTGTTGGACAAACGGGAAGTAAACCTCTCCCAAACCGTCATGACTCCGCTGATTGAACGATTCCGGCAACGATTCGAAGAACGTGGCATTGAAATCAACTATTCCCTCGGAGGAGCACCCGATCAGGTCATCAGATTGATCATGGACCGGGGACTTATCTCACAGGTCTTTGACAACCTCTTTTCCAATGCGCTTAAATACACTGAAAATGCTACGCTCCCGGATGGACGAAGAGGCAAATTCATTTCCTACGGATGGCAGATTCTCAAGGATTACTTTGCACCGGATATGCCCGGAATTCGTATGTGGGTGTCTTCTACCGGCAATCCATTGGAACTCAAAAATTCCATGGAAGTGTTCAAACCCGGGTTCCGTGCCGACAACGTGGCTCACAAAAGCGGCACTGGTCGAGGGCTGTACTTCGTGCGTCAGGTTGTGGAGCTTCACGGTGGTCAAGTCGGCTACTCACATACCGACAGCAGTAACGAATTCTATTTCATCCTGCCTTTTGAGCAGGCATAG
- a CDS encoding AI-2E family transporter, whose amino-acid sequence MFDSDKPYTLDSVVRMVLGVGFFIGLIWLLGFLSSALVPFVAALLMAYLLNPLACSFEKYVKNRGVAVLLTMLTLIGVTVGIFVLVVPMMVDEFSHMGTVLSQLVSDAEFSDKVASYLPPDIWNWVRDTVQSPEVKDLFSSAGASKVAKGALQTVVPGIKGVAVGALNAVAGLIGLFVILLYLIFLLADFGKIKESWQNYLPKKYREGITGFLGEFEKTMGLYFRGQITVCLIVGVLMSIGFTLIGLPLGLVLGMLIGLLNIAPYLGAAGAVPAILLAALNSLEAGESVWMGIGLVVLVMAVVQVIQDGFLVPKIQGESLGLSPWLILLSLSIWGKLLGFLGLLIALPMTCLCLSYYRRMLAQRE is encoded by the coding sequence ATGTTCGATTCGGATAAGCCCTATACTTTGGACAGTGTTGTCCGCATGGTTCTCGGCGTCGGTTTTTTTATCGGCCTGATCTGGTTGCTCGGGTTTCTTTCCAGTGCTCTCGTGCCATTCGTGGCTGCCCTCCTCATGGCCTATCTGTTAAATCCCCTTGCCTGTTCTTTTGAAAAATACGTAAAGAATCGCGGTGTTGCCGTTCTGTTGACCATGCTTACTCTGATCGGCGTAACCGTGGGGATTTTTGTGTTGGTTGTCCCCATGATGGTTGATGAATTTTCACACATGGGGACTGTGCTGTCGCAATTGGTCTCTGATGCCGAGTTTTCAGACAAGGTGGCGAGCTATTTGCCGCCGGACATCTGGAACTGGGTGCGTGATACCGTTCAGTCGCCCGAAGTAAAAGATCTGTTTTCGTCAGCAGGGGCCTCAAAGGTTGCCAAGGGTGCGCTACAGACCGTGGTTCCCGGTATCAAAGGTGTGGCCGTGGGAGCACTTAATGCCGTGGCCGGACTCATCGGGCTGTTTGTGATCCTGCTTTATTTGATTTTCCTTTTAGCGGATTTCGGCAAGATCAAGGAATCTTGGCAGAATTATTTGCCAAAAAAATATCGTGAGGGAATCACCGGTTTTCTTGGTGAATTTGAAAAGACTATGGGATTGTATTTTCGTGGTCAGATTACGGTTTGTCTTATCGTGGGCGTTCTCATGTCAATCGGTTTTACGCTTATCGGTCTGCCTCTTGGTCTCGTGCTTGGCATGCTCATCGGTCTGCTGAATATTGCCCCATATTTAGGTGCCGCCGGTGCGGTCCCTGCGATCCTTCTGGCGGCTCTCAATTCCCTTGAAGCCGGAGAGTCTGTTTGGATGGGTATAGGTCTTGTTGTACTTGTCATGGCGGTTGTTCAGGTTATTCAGGACGGCTTTCTTGTTCCGAAGATTCAGGGCGAGAGCCTCGGTCTGTCTCCTTGGCTTATCCTGTTGTCTCTTTCCATTTGGGGCAAGCTCCTCGGGTTCCTCGGTCTGCTTATCGCTCTCCCCATGACCTGCCTGTGTCTGTCCTATTATCGTCGAATGCTCGCTCAACGAGAGTAA
- the serB gene encoding phosphoserine phosphatase SerB, whose protein sequence is MEKIILIHVTGSDRPGLTSELSEVLAGYDVDVLDIGQVVIHNFLTLGILIRLPANSQPVLKDLLFKAHELGVTMKLHPQSEGDYSGWVSEADKARHIITLLARSVSAEQIVAITQVVHESGLNIDTIHRLSGRVPLDCNDYECSRGCVEFTVRGTPHDIGAIRSRFLEISSELMVDIAFQEDNIFRRNRRLVCFDMDSTLIQAEVIDELAKEAGVGEEVAAITESAMRGELDFKQSLRKRLSLLEGLDESVLQKVAARLPMTEGAEKLITNLKNVGYKIAILSGGFTYFGDILQQRFGIDYVYANELEIKNGKLTGKAVGEIVDADKKAKLLQSIADLEGISLQQVIAVGDGANDLPMLNLAGLGIAFHAKPKVKKGARQSISTLGLDTILYLIGVRDREVLKG, encoded by the coding sequence ATGGAAAAGATCATTTTGATTCATGTGACTGGTAGTGACCGGCCCGGCTTGACTTCTGAGTTGTCTGAAGTTCTGGCAGGCTATGATGTTGACGTCCTAGACATTGGTCAGGTCGTCATTCATAATTTCCTGACGCTTGGTATTCTGATTCGGCTTCCAGCCAATTCTCAGCCTGTGCTCAAGGATTTGTTGTTTAAGGCCCATGAATTGGGCGTGACCATGAAGTTACACCCTCAATCCGAAGGCGATTATTCCGGCTGGGTGAGTGAAGCTGACAAGGCGCGGCACATTATTACCTTGCTGGCCCGTTCCGTGTCTGCGGAACAGATTGTGGCTATTACTCAGGTTGTTCACGAATCCGGTCTGAATATCGACACCATCCATCGACTTTCCGGGCGTGTGCCGCTCGACTGTAACGATTATGAATGTTCTCGCGGGTGCGTTGAATTTACTGTGCGTGGTACGCCACACGACATCGGGGCCATTCGTTCTCGTTTCCTTGAAATTTCTTCAGAGCTTATGGTGGACATCGCTTTTCAGGAAGACAACATCTTCCGTCGCAATCGTCGACTGGTGTGTTTCGACATGGACTCCACGCTCATTCAGGCCGAGGTCATCGATGAGTTGGCCAAAGAGGCCGGTGTGGGCGAAGAAGTCGCGGCCATCACGGAATCCGCCATGCGTGGCGAGCTTGATTTTAAGCAGAGCCTCAGAAAACGGTTGTCGTTGCTCGAAGGTCTTGACGAGTCCGTGCTTCAGAAAGTTGCGGCTCGTTTGCCTATGACCGAGGGCGCGGAAAAGCTTATCACCAACCTGAAGAACGTTGGCTATAAAATTGCCATTCTTTCCGGTGGATTTACCTATTTTGGGGACATTCTTCAGCAACGCTTTGGTATTGATTATGTGTACGCCAATGAACTTGAAATCAAGAATGGCAAACTGACTGGCAAGGCTGTTGGCGAAATCGTGGATGCGGACAAGAAAGCAAAATTGTTGCAATCTATTGCAGACCTCGAGGGTATTTCCCTGCAACAGGTTATTGCCGTGGGTGACGGTGCCAACGATTTGCCCATGCTCAATCTGGCCGGTTTGGGCATCGCTTTCCACGCCAAACCAAAGGTTAAAAAAGGGGCACGCCAGTCTATTTCGACCCTTGGACTGGACACTATTCTGTATCTCATTGGTGTCCGGGATCGCGAAGTTCTCAAGGGATAA
- a CDS encoding bactofilin family protein, with protein MGLFSSDKKSHSELNAFLGVGTEYRGKLDFVGTVRIDGRFDGEISTDGDLVLGRKASVTGVVRVGQLTSCGQITGDVIVRERTVLEKTSVLNGSLSTPVLVVEKGAVLEGSIVMSTDSVTTSKPKVVAGDFGGNSSRDAESESEPAVDKTGSDDSKA; from the coding sequence ATGGGTCTTTTTTCAAGTGATAAGAAAAGCCATTCCGAATTGAACGCCTTTCTTGGCGTAGGAACCGAATACAGAGGCAAACTCGATTTCGTGGGAACGGTCCGCATCGACGGTCGTTTTGACGGTGAAATTTCTACAGACGGTGATCTGGTTCTTGGCCGGAAGGCCTCTGTGACTGGTGTCGTGCGGGTTGGCCAATTGACATCCTGCGGACAGATTACAGGCGATGTGATCGTGCGAGAGCGTACCGTGCTGGAAAAGACGTCAGTGCTTAACGGCAGTTTGTCTACCCCTGTATTGGTCGTGGAAAAGGGTGCCGTTCTCGAAGGTTCCATCGTCATGAGTACGGATTCTGTAACAACTTCCAAGCCCAAGGTCGTGGCCGGGGATTTCGGTGGCAACTCTTCCAGAGATGCAGAGTCCGAGTCTGAACCTGCTGTCGACAAGACCGGCTCGGATGATTCCAAAGCATAA
- a CDS encoding D-lyxose/D-mannose family sugar isomerase, protein MKRSEINALITDAKAFFESFQFMLPPWAFWSPADWKGKGLSDVVKNQLGWDLTDYGADDFEKRGLILFTIRNGNLETGHSKKYAEKIMIVRENQICPMHFHWSKTEDIINRGGGNLVIELYGSTPEEELASEPLTVSVDGFDKLVEPGGAVVLAPGESIFLEQGMYHRFYGEAGKGNVLVGEVSSVNDDNTDNRFHQPQARFPEIEEDAPPVHLLCTDYPDYI, encoded by the coding sequence ATGAAACGTAGCGAAATAAATGCACTGATTACTGATGCCAAGGCATTTTTCGAATCCTTCCAATTCATGTTGCCGCCATGGGCCTTCTGGAGTCCTGCCGATTGGAAAGGTAAAGGTCTTAGCGATGTTGTCAAAAACCAACTCGGCTGGGACCTGACGGATTACGGAGCAGATGATTTCGAGAAACGTGGGCTGATTCTGTTCACCATCCGCAATGGCAATCTTGAGACCGGACATTCCAAGAAATACGCGGAAAAAATCATGATAGTTCGCGAGAATCAGATCTGCCCCATGCATTTTCACTGGTCCAAGACCGAGGATATCATCAACCGGGGCGGCGGTAATCTTGTCATTGAACTGTATGGTTCCACTCCAGAAGAAGAACTGGCCTCAGAACCTCTGACCGTTTCTGTTGACGGTTTTGATAAACTAGTGGAACCGGGGGGCGCTGTCGTCCTCGCTCCGGGTGAATCCATCTTTCTTGAACAAGGTATGTACCACCGTTTCTACGGAGAAGCAGGCAAAGGCAACGTCCTTGTTGGTGAAGTTTCATCCGTCAACGATGACAACACAGACAATCGCTTCCACCAACCCCAGGCTCGTTTCCCTGAGATTGAAGAAGATGCCCCCCCCGTGCACCTCCTGTGCACAGACTACCCCGACTATATCTAA